In the Parasteatoda tepidariorum isolate YZ-2023 chromosome 3, CAS_Ptep_4.0, whole genome shotgun sequence genome, one interval contains:
- the LOC107450118 gene encoding TATA element modulatory factor isoform X3 yields the protein MSWFDTAGIANFAKTALTTAQKTIDKALDIQEEKNPRTDKKVGTQKLDSESFFEAFGLNEKPSTSQPTVKPSNISSIKPSQNAIPSSTLKEGDVHGSGFWSDTWGSFFDGKNPLPQTDSESVSKIKPTEDSNLSTENSHRIDNAVLSQPQKASLFPGETCPPVNTFESETVSSSDPSSSSNMLPNIEKSTSHLPIVSNSNSSASLPAHEISENKSVLASEEEISSSTLTIPHDTSNPEVIDKNIDTKSSVITEQPCYETNLTVTDVPIIEPNLVKSSKKGAIPSQVVSEPFTCDTSLEEKSQHVNPRGDNSHKLDENLHSNKNCDKTMEESTFLALNLPIPAEQSIAKPESEYDVIELMSNSQSNDQEIKLEDSFIKSGDSNHSMYDASESTLIIPDLPVSMPENIANWECCALDTLSPDLFITDENENIAHSEENDQRDSNISVPEDSFHALGSDSFGESRPWISNKQSHHLMEESQNSSNGERNSHHTDGSSNSSKEDDDDTDTAEVKEFDTKSSSSSGSHTTSSSFVKCSVEDSNSTRGQSPTSTIASERSDVTKQESEQTTSGDENETATSSDIEILSPPNGENGDRNASPLKHIWLPRPLRFRRAESPISDSSKDSIMPVVSELDEVCYINEPDSPPGMFGNKNQMLLHQHKDYEDNDSICQLLQKQDELQNRLDIREKKLVELSKENIELQENEQRLKNLIQKMRVEQEKESRDIAALTREFTQRLSRVEEQLKNTTRERDDLKVQLEEVKLDLASRISTSDFDEIIKEKDQQIKELTEEGQKLSKKELQHTTIIRKLRAKEEEKNRTIKSQNEELIENTTEVERLRKSIGAKEEQEKKHIDAIRDLTNTVKKLDKEVSTLKSDLEDSREKELSFKKSLDSTYRDLTELKKSYASKEIEVQELKSSLELQAKENLEQSLENAKKDAAREKESLLLQMQDLRSSLSRSEEEANLREKMFKSEIASLQKRLQEADERNEDLTKNMSSATRPLVRQIENLQATFTAQTISWEKIEKNLTDRLSDAQNQIAVLSERERASAERFSEHQSRLTILESQNSSLRQEKLQLTAELEDLRTNLLVLEENKSRENYTLEKVKQNFNAEIKKLKQEKANLESTMATCLEQLDMEKRKVVKLEEEIKLKDARAMILSNVSPCPSPTGSVRSSVSSIHNWSQDESHDMGLHTPVNSYRMSVYESLRLGSGSSLLENLQSQLKQREGEIYQLQSEISKLEQVKESMTCELVQLSEQNENLDKRLALLESLEKEHKDLDQKYNTLLQMYGEKVEETEELQLDLADVKSMYKAQCLKDSEKKD from the exons ATGAGCTGGTTTGACACTGCCGGTATTGCTAATTTTGCTAAAACTGCTTTAACTACTGCTCAGAAAACAATAGATAAAGCATTAGACAttcaagaggaaaaaaatcctAGAACAGATAAAAAAGTTGGCACACAGAAATTGG attctgaaagtttttttgaagCCTTTGGTCTGAATGAAAAACCTTCTACGTCACAACCTACTGTTAAACCTAGTAACATAAGTTCTATAAAGCCTAGTCAAAATGCTATACCAAGTAGTACCTTAAAGGAAGGTGATGTACATGGATCAGGGTTTTGGTCTGATACTTGGGGGTCATTTTTCGATGGAAAAAACCCTCTGCCACAAACTGACTCAGAAtctgtttctaaaattaaaccTACAGAAGACAGTAATTTATCTACTGAAAACAGCCACAGAATAGATAATGCTGTCCTTTCACAACCACAAAAAGCTAGTCTGTTTCCTGGAGAAACATGCCCACCTGTTAATACTTTTGAAAGTGAGACTGTGAGCTCTTCTGATCCTTCAAGTTCCTCTAACATGTTACCTAATATTGAGAAATCAACTAGTCATTTACCCATTGTTAGCAACTCAAATAGCTCTGCATCCCTACCTGCACATGAAATCAgtgaaaataaaagtgttttagcCTCTGAAGAAGAAATTAGTAGTAGTACACTTACCATTCCTCATGATACTTCTAACCCAGAGgtaattgacaaaaatattgacaCAAAATCTTCTGTTATCACTGAACAACCCTGTTATGAAACTAACTTAACTGTGACAGATGTGCCTATTATTGAACCAAATTTGGTTAAATCCTCAAAGAAAGGTGCCATACCTTCTCAAGTTGTTTCTGAACCTTTTACCTGTGATACatctttagaagaaaaaagtcAACATGTTAATCCAAGGGGTGACAATAGCCATAAACTTGATGAAAATttgcattcaaataaaaattgtgataaaactATGGAAGAAAGTACATTCCTTGCCCTAAACTTACCTATTCCTGCAGAGCAAAGTATTGCTAAACCAGAGTCAGAGTATGATGTAATAGAGTTAATGTCAAACAGCCAATCAAATGATCAAGAAATTAAACTGGAAGATTCTTTTATCAAATCTGGAGACTCCAATCATTCAATGTATGATGCCAGTGAATCAACATTGATTATTCCTGATTTGCCAGTTTCTATGCctgaaaatattgcaaattggGAATGTTGTGCTTTAGATACCTTATCACCCGATTTGTTTATCActgatgaaaatgaaaatatagctCATAGTGAAGAAAATGATCAGAGAGATTCAAATATCTCTGTGCCAGAAGATTCATTTCATGCTCTCGGTTCTGACTCTTTTGGTGAAAGTCGTCCATGGATTTCAAACAAGCAAAGTCATCACCTAATGGAGGAATCCCAAAATTCATCCAATGGTGAACGAAATTCGCATCATACTGATGGTAGTAGCAACAGTAGCAAAGAGGATGACGATGATACTGATACAGCTGAAGTGAAAGAATTTGATACTAAATCATCAAGCAGCAGTGGCTCGCATACAACATCTAGTTCTTTTGTTAAATGTTCTGTTGAGGATAGCAACTCTACAAGAGGGCAATCTCCTACATCCACCATAGCTTCTGAAAGATCAGACGTCACAAAACAAGAATCAGAACAAACTACTTCTGGTGATGAAAATGAAACTGCTACATCTTCTGACATAGAAATCCTATCACCGCCAAACGGAGAAAATGGAGATCGTAATGCATCACCTCTGAAACACATTTGGCTGCCTCGTCCTCTTAGGTTTCGTAGAGCAGAAAGTCCAATCTCAGATAGTAGCAAAGATAGCATAATGCCAGTTGTCAGTGAACTGGATGAAGTGTGTTATATAAATGAGCCAGATTCACCTCCAGGCATGTTTGGAAATAAAA atCAGATGTTATTACATCAACATAAAGATTATGAAGACAATGATAGTATTTGCCAACTGCTACAG aaacaaGATGAATTACAAAATCGCCTTGacattagagaaaaaaaactggttgaattgagtaaagaaaatattgaactacaagaaaatgaacaaagacttaaaaa cttaattcaaaaaatgagaGTAGAACAAGAAAAAGAATCCAGGGACATAGCTGCTCTTACAAGAGAATTCACCCAACGTCTTTCTCGTGTGGAGGAGCAACTTAAAAATACAACACGG GAAAGAGATGATCTGAAGGTTCAGCTTGAAGAAGTAAAACTAGACTTAGCAAGCAG aatttctacttcagattttgatgaaataatcaaagaaaaagatcAGCAAATTAAAGAACTAACAGAAGAAG GTCAGAAGTTGTCAAAGAAGGAGTTACAGCACACTactattattagaaaattgcGAGCTAAAGAGGAAGAAAAGAATCGTACTATAAAAAGTCAAAA cGAAGAGCTAATTGAAAATACAACAGAGGTAGAAAGACTGAGAAAATCCATTGGAGCAAAAGAAGAACAAGAGAAAAAACACATAG atgctATCAGAGATCTAACAAATACTGTTAAGAAATTAGACAAAGAAGTATCTACATTAAAG aGTGATTTGGAAGATAGCAGAGAGAAAGAGCTCAGCTTTAAAAAATCGCTGGACAGCACTTATAGGGATCTTACAGAATTGAAAAAATCTTACGCATCAAAAGAAATTGAAGTTCAG gaattgaaATCCAGTTTAGAGTTACAAgctaaagaaaatttagaacaatcatTAGAAAATGCCAAAAAGGATGCTGCTAGGGAAAAAGAAAGCTTACTTCTACAAATGCAAGACCTTCGAAGTTCTCTATCTCGATCTGAAGAGGAGGCAAATCTAAGAGAGAAAATGTTCAAATCAGAAATTGCAAGTTTACAAAAA agattGCAAGAAGCTGATGAGAGAAATGAAGATTTAACAAAGAATATGTCATCTG CAACAAGGCCCCTGGTTCGACAGATAGAAAACTTGCAAGCTACATTTACTGCTCAAACAATATCTTGGGAAAAAATCGAAAAGAATTTGACTGACAGACTAA GTGATGCCCAAAATCAAATTGCTGTTCTATCTGAACGTGAGCGTGCAAGTGCAGAAAGGTTTTCAGAACATCAATCAAGATTAACCATTCTGGAATCTCAGAATAGCTCGTTAAGGcaagaaaaattgcaattaactGCTGAATTAGAAGATCTTAGAACAAATCTACTTGTTTTGGAGGAAAATAAAAGCAG GGAGAATTATACACtcgaaaaagtaaaacaaaacttcaatgctgaaattaaaaaactgaaacaagaaaaa GCAAACTTAGAAAGCACAATGGCAACATGTTTGGAGCAGTTAGACATGGAGAAAAGAAAAGTGGTAAAATTAGAGGAAGAAATCAAACTAAAG GATGCTAGAGCAATGATATTGTCAAATGTATCTCCATGTCCATCACCTACTGGTTCTGTCAGAAGTTCTGTTAGCAGCATTCATAATTGGTCTCAG GATGAATCTCATGATATGGGCTTACATACACCAGTAAATAGCTATCGTATGTCGGTTTATGAATCTTTACGATTAGGAAGTGGTTCGTCATTGCTTGAAAACTTGCAGTCACAATTAAAACAAAGAGAGGGAGAAATATATCAACTGCag tctgAAATATCAAAACTAGAACAGGTGAAAGAATCAATGACTTGTGAGTTGGTGCAATTAtcagaacaaaatgaaaatttggatAAAAGATTAGCACTACTTGAGTCATTAGAAAAAGAACACAAG gatcttgatcaaaaatataatactctTCTTCAAATGTATGGGGAAAAGGTTGAAGAAACTGAAGAACTACAACTGGATTTAGCTGATGTTAAGTCCATGTATAAAGCTCAG TGTTTGAAGGATTCTGAAAAGAAAG ATTGA
- the LOC107450118 gene encoding TATA element modulatory factor isoform X2 — MSWFDTAGIANFAKTALTTAQKTIDKALDIQEEKNPRTDKKVGTQKLDSESFFEAFGLNEKPSTSQPTVKPSNISSIKPSQNAIPSSTLKEGDVHGSGFWSDTWGSFFDGKNPLPQTDSESVSKIKPTEDSNLSTENSHRIDNAVLSQPQKASLFPGETCPPVNTFESETVSSSDPSSSSNMLPNIEKSTSHLPIVSNSNSSASLPAHEISENKSVLASEEEISSSTLTIPHDTSNPEVIDKNIDTKSSVITEQPCYETNLTVTDVPIIEPNLVKSSKKGAIPSQVVSEPFTCDTSLEEKSQHVNPRGDNSHKLDENLHSNKNCDKTMEESTFLALNLPIPAEQSIAKPESEYDVIELMSNSQSNDQEIKLEDSFIKSGDSNHSMYDASESTLIIPDLPVSMPENIANWECCALDTLSPDLFITDENENIAHSEENDQRDSNISVPEDSFHALGSDSFGESRPWISNKQSHHLMEESQNSSNGERNSHHTDGSSNSSKEDDDDTDTAEVKEFDTKSSSSSGSHTTSSSFVKCSVEDSNSTRGQSPTSTIASERSDVTKQESEQTTSGDENETATSSDIEILSPPNGENGDRNASPLKHIWLPRPLRFRRAESPISDSSKDSIMPVVSELDEVCYINEPDSPPGMFGNKNQMLLHQHKDYEDNDSICQLLQKQDELQNRLDIREKKLVELSKENIELQENEQRLKNLIQKMRVEQEKESRDIAALTREFTQRLSRVEEQLKNTTRERDDLKVQLEEVKLDLASRISTSDFDEIIKEKDQQIKELTEEGQKLSKKELQHTTIIRKLRAKEEEKNRTIKSQNEELIENTTEVERLRKSIGAKEEQEKKHIDAIRDLTNTVKKLDKEVSTLKSDLEDSREKELSFKKSLDSTYRDLTELKKSYASKEIEVQELKSSLELQAKENLEQSLENAKKDAAREKESLLLQMQDLRSSLSRSEEEANLREKMFKSEIASLQKRLQEADERNEDLTKNMSSATRPLVRQIENLQATFTAQTISWEKIEKNLTDRLSDAQNQIAVLSERERASAERFSEHQSRLTILESQNSSLRQEKLQLTAELEDLRTNLLVLEENKSRENYTLEKVKQNFNAEIKKLKQEKANLESTMATCLEQLDMEKRKVVKLEEEIKLKDARAMILSNVSPCPSPTGSVRSSVSSIHNWSQDESHDMGLHTPVNSYRMSVYESLRLGSGSSLLENLQSQLKQREGEIYQLQSEISKLEQVKESMTCELVQLSEQNENLDKRLALLESLEKEHKDLDQKYNTLLQMYGEKVEETEELQLDLADVKSMYKAQCLKDSEKKD, encoded by the exons ATGAGCTGGTTTGACACTGCCGGTATTGCTAATTTTGCTAAAACTGCTTTAACTACTGCTCAGAAAACAATAGATAAAGCATTAGACAttcaagaggaaaaaaatcctAGAACAGATAAAAAAGTTGGCACACAGAAATTGG attctgaaagtttttttgaagCCTTTGGTCTGAATGAAAAACCTTCTACGTCACAACCTACTGTTAAACCTAGTAACATAAGTTCTATAAAGCCTAGTCAAAATGCTATACCAAGTAGTACCTTAAAGGAAGGTGATGTACATGGATCAGGGTTTTGGTCTGATACTTGGGGGTCATTTTTCGATGGAAAAAACCCTCTGCCACAAACTGACTCAGAAtctgtttctaaaattaaaccTACAGAAGACAGTAATTTATCTACTGAAAACAGCCACAGAATAGATAATGCTGTCCTTTCACAACCACAAAAAGCTAGTCTGTTTCCTGGAGAAACATGCCCACCTGTTAATACTTTTGAAAGTGAGACTGTGAGCTCTTCTGATCCTTCAAGTTCCTCTAACATGTTACCTAATATTGAGAAATCAACTAGTCATTTACCCATTGTTAGCAACTCAAATAGCTCTGCATCCCTACCTGCACATGAAATCAgtgaaaataaaagtgttttagcCTCTGAAGAAGAAATTAGTAGTAGTACACTTACCATTCCTCATGATACTTCTAACCCAGAGgtaattgacaaaaatattgacaCAAAATCTTCTGTTATCACTGAACAACCCTGTTATGAAACTAACTTAACTGTGACAGATGTGCCTATTATTGAACCAAATTTGGTTAAATCCTCAAAGAAAGGTGCCATACCTTCTCAAGTTGTTTCTGAACCTTTTACCTGTGATACatctttagaagaaaaaagtcAACATGTTAATCCAAGGGGTGACAATAGCCATAAACTTGATGAAAATttgcattcaaataaaaattgtgataaaactATGGAAGAAAGTACATTCCTTGCCCTAAACTTACCTATTCCTGCAGAGCAAAGTATTGCTAAACCAGAGTCAGAGTATGATGTAATAGAGTTAATGTCAAACAGCCAATCAAATGATCAAGAAATTAAACTGGAAGATTCTTTTATCAAATCTGGAGACTCCAATCATTCAATGTATGATGCCAGTGAATCAACATTGATTATTCCTGATTTGCCAGTTTCTATGCctgaaaatattgcaaattggGAATGTTGTGCTTTAGATACCTTATCACCCGATTTGTTTATCActgatgaaaatgaaaatatagctCATAGTGAAGAAAATGATCAGAGAGATTCAAATATCTCTGTGCCAGAAGATTCATTTCATGCTCTCGGTTCTGACTCTTTTGGTGAAAGTCGTCCATGGATTTCAAACAAGCAAAGTCATCACCTAATGGAGGAATCCCAAAATTCATCCAATGGTGAACGAAATTCGCATCATACTGATGGTAGTAGCAACAGTAGCAAAGAGGATGACGATGATACTGATACAGCTGAAGTGAAAGAATTTGATACTAAATCATCAAGCAGCAGTGGCTCGCATACAACATCTAGTTCTTTTGTTAAATGTTCTGTTGAGGATAGCAACTCTACAAGAGGGCAATCTCCTACATCCACCATAGCTTCTGAAAGATCAGACGTCACAAAACAAGAATCAGAACAAACTACTTCTGGTGATGAAAATGAAACTGCTACATCTTCTGACATAGAAATCCTATCACCGCCAAACGGAGAAAATGGAGATCGTAATGCATCACCTCTGAAACACATTTGGCTGCCTCGTCCTCTTAGGTTTCGTAGAGCAGAAAGTCCAATCTCAGATAGTAGCAAAGATAGCATAATGCCAGTTGTCAGTGAACTGGATGAAGTGTGTTATATAAATGAGCCAGATTCACCTCCAGGCATGTTTGGAAATAAAA atCAGATGTTATTACATCAACATAAAGATTATGAAGACAATGATAGTATTTGCCAACTGCTACAG aaacaaGATGAATTACAAAATCGCCTTGacattagagaaaaaaaactggttgaattgagtaaagaaaatattgaactacaagaaaatgaacaaagacttaaaaa cttaattcaaaaaatgagaGTAGAACAAGAAAAAGAATCCAGGGACATAGCTGCTCTTACAAGAGAATTCACCCAACGTCTTTCTCGTGTGGAGGAGCAACTTAAAAATACAACACGG GAAAGAGATGATCTGAAGGTTCAGCTTGAAGAAGTAAAACTAGACTTAGCAAGCAG aatttctacttcagattttgatgaaataatcaaagaaaaagatcAGCAAATTAAAGAACTAACAGAAGAAG GTCAGAAGTTGTCAAAGAAGGAGTTACAGCACACTactattattagaaaattgcGAGCTAAAGAGGAAGAAAAGAATCGTACTATAAAAAGTCAAAA cGAAGAGCTAATTGAAAATACAACAGAGGTAGAAAGACTGAGAAAATCCATTGGAGCAAAAGAAGAACAAGAGAAAAAACACATAG atgctATCAGAGATCTAACAAATACTGTTAAGAAATTAGACAAAGAAGTATCTACATTAAAG aGTGATTTGGAAGATAGCAGAGAGAAAGAGCTCAGCTTTAAAAAATCGCTGGACAGCACTTATAGGGATCTTACAGAATTGAAAAAATCTTACGCATCAAAAGAAATTGAAGTTCAG gaattgaaATCCAGTTTAGAGTTACAAgctaaagaaaatttagaacaatcatTAGAAAATGCCAAAAAGGATGCTGCTAGGGAAAAAGAAAGCTTACTTCTACAAATGCAAGACCTTCGAAGTTCTCTATCTCGATCTGAAGAGGAGGCAAATCTAAGAGAGAAAATGTTCAAATCAGAAATTGCAAGTTTACAAAAA agattGCAAGAAGCTGATGAGAGAAATGAAGATTTAACAAAGAATATGTCATCTG CAACAAGGCCTCTGGTTCGACAGATAGAAAACTTGCAAGCAACATTTACTGCTCAAACAATATCCTGGGAAAAAATCGAAAAGAATCTGACTGACAGACTAA GTGATGCCCAAAATCAAATTGCTGTTCTATCTGAACGAGAGCGTGCAAGTGCTGAAAGGTTTTCAGAACATCAATCAAGATTAACCATTCTGGAATCTCAGAATAGCTCGTTAAGGcaagaaaaattgcaattaactGCTGAATTAGAAGATCTTAGAACAAATCTTCTTgttttggaagaaaataaaagcag GGAGAATTATACActtgaaaaagtaaaacaaaacttcaatgctgaaattaaaaaactgaaacaagaaaaa GCAAACTTAGAAAGCACAATGGCAACATGTTTGGAGCAGTTAGACATGGAGAAAAGAAAAGTGGTAAAATTAGAGGAAGAAATCAAACTAAAG GATGCTAGAGCAATGATATTGTCAAATGTATCTCCATGTCCATCACCTACTGGTTCTGTCAGAAGTTCTGTTAGCAGCATTCATAATTGGTCTCAG GATGAATCTCATGATATGGGCTTACATACACCAGTAAATAGCTATCGTATGTCGGTTTATGAATCTTTACGATTAGGAAGTGGTTCGTCATTGCTTGAAAACTTGCAGTCACAATTAAAACAAAGAGAGGGAGAAATATATCAACTGCag tctgAAATATCAAAACTAGAACAGGTGAAAGAATCAATGACTTGTGAGTTGGTGCAATTAtcagaacaaaatgaaaatttggatAAAAGATTAGCACTACTTGAGTCATTAGAAAAAGAACACAAG gatcttgatcaaaaatataatactctTCTTCAAATGTATGGGGAAAAGGTTGAAGAAACTGAAGAACTACAACTGGATTTAGCTGATGTTAAGTCCATGTATAAAGCTCAG TGTTTGAAGGATTCTGAAAAGAAAG ATTGA